In the genome of Syngnathoides biaculeatus isolate LvHL_M chromosome 14, ASM1980259v1, whole genome shotgun sequence, one region contains:
- the wdfy2 gene encoding WD repeat and FYVE domain-containing protein 2: MAAEIEPPRAQVRKPCLLSKIDACGDVVSAAVIIPKEDGVISVSEDRTIRVWMKRDSGQYWPSVYHTMPSSCSCMTFNPETRRLLVGMDIGTVCEFILSEDYNKMTPTHTYQAHQGRVTVVLFVLEMEWLLSTGQDKTFLWHCSESGQQLGSYHTPAWVSGLQFDVETRHAFVGDQSGQVTILKVEQDSCSLVTTFKGHTGNVTALCWDPVQRVLFSGSSDHSIIMWDIGGRKGTAIELQGHNRQVQGLCYASHTRQLISCSSDGSIVIWNMDVTRQETPEWLDSDSCQKCEQPFFWNFKQMWDSKKIGLRQHHCRKCGQALCGKCSSKRSTIPLMGFEFEVRVCDGCYASITDEDRAPTATFHDSKHAIVYLHYEPTTGCLLTSGTDKVVKLWDMTPVVS, from the exons CGAGCGCAGGTTCGGAAGCCGTGTTTGCTGAGCAAGATCGACGCCTGCGGGGACGTGGTGAGCGCCGCGGTCATCATCCCAAAGGAAGACGGGGTCATCAGCGTGTCCGAAGACAG GACAATTCGGGTTTGGATGAAGCGGGACAGTGGCCAATACTGGCCCAGTGTCTACCACACTATGCCCT CCTCATGCTCCTGCATGACCTTCAATCCAGAGACCAGACGTCTGTTGGTGGGCATGGACATTGGTACTGTCTGC GAGTTCATCTTGTCTGAGGATTACAATAAGATGACTCCCACGCACACCTACCagg CACACCAGGGCAGAGTGACTGTGGTGTTGTTTGTTCTGGAGATGGAGTGGCTGCTGAGCACTGGCCAGGACAAGACCTTCCTCTGGCATTGCTCGGAGAGTGGACAGCAGCTGGGATCATACCACACCCCAGCCTGGGTGTCTGGACTGCA ATTCGATGTTGAGACTCGACACGCCTTTGTCGGCGATCAGTCGGGTCAGGTGACCATCCTGAAGGTGGAGCAGGACAGCTGCAGCCTGGTGACCACTTTCAAGGGACACACTG GTAACGTGACTGCACTGTGCTGGGACCCCGTCCAGAGGGTTCTGTTCTCGGGCAGCTCGGACCACTCCATTATTATGTGGGATATAGGCGGGCGCAAAGGCACCGCCATCGAACTGCAAGGACACAA c CGACAAGTGCAGGGCTTGTGTTATGCCTCCCACACTCGCCAGCTCATCTCGTGTAGTTCTGATGGCAGCATCGTCATCTGGAACATGGACGTGACACGACAAGAG ACCCCAGAATGGCTTGACAGTGACTCGTGTCAAAAGTGTGAACAGCCTTTTTTCTGGAACTTCAAACAGATGTGGGACAGCAAGAAGATCGGGCTGCGGCAG CATCACTGCAGGAAATGTGGCCAGGCTCTTTGCGGCAAGTGCTCGTCTAAGCGCTCCACCATTCCACTCATGGGCTTTGAGTTTGAGGTGCGCGTGTGCGACGGCTGCTACGCCTCCATCACAGACGAAGA TCGCGCTCCCACGGCGACCTTTCATGACAGCAAACATGCCATTGTGTACTTGCACTACGAGCCTACCACCGGATGCCTGCTCACCTCTGGCACCGACAAGGTGGTCAAG CTTTGGGACATGACGCCCGTGGTATCATGA